One window from the genome of Acinetobacter sp. LoGeW2-3 encodes:
- a CDS encoding alkene reductase, with protein MAELNTPLKLGALKLKNRVIMAPLTRSRATDDRVPTPMMVEYYAQRASAGLIISEATVISEEANGYRNTPGLFTEAQVEGWKLVTNAVHEKGGLIVAQLWHVGRVSDPELLNGETPVSASSVQQAGHVSLLRPKRPYVLPRPLEIAEIHAITEQYKQAAIRAKEAGFDGVELHGANGYLIDQFLQTKTNKREDEYGGSVENRVRFLLEVVDALIDVWGADRVGVHLAPRGDEHDMGDDDPRETFGYAMEQLGKRKIAFFFTREYLAEDSISEYMKQRSDGVPYIANMRLSREDAIELLASGKADAVSFGKAYIANPDLYERLLQDASLNELRLENMIGSQTAEGYIDYPTLAELKVLSTIE; from the coding sequence ATGGCTGAATTAAATACCCCTTTAAAGCTGGGTGCGCTTAAATTAAAAAACCGTGTCATCATGGCACCTTTAACGCGTAGTCGTGCAACTGATGATCGAGTGCCAACACCAATGATGGTTGAGTATTATGCGCAGCGCGCAAGTGCAGGCCTGATTATTTCCGAAGCGACAGTGATTTCTGAAGAAGCCAATGGTTACCGCAATACACCGGGGTTATTTACAGAGGCACAGGTCGAAGGCTGGAAACTGGTGACCAATGCTGTACATGAAAAGGGCGGCTTGATTGTTGCGCAGTTATGGCATGTAGGGCGTGTTTCAGATCCTGAATTACTGAATGGTGAAACACCAGTATCAGCAAGTTCAGTACAGCAAGCTGGCCATGTCAGCCTATTGCGTCCGAAACGTCCTTATGTGCTGCCGCGTCCGCTGGAAATTGCAGAAATCCATGCCATTACCGAGCAATATAAGCAGGCTGCAATTCGTGCCAAAGAGGCCGGTTTTGATGGGGTCGAGCTGCATGGCGCCAATGGTTATCTGATTGATCAGTTCCTGCAGACCAAGACCAACAAGCGTGAAGATGAGTACGGTGGTTCAGTTGAAAACCGTGTCCGTTTCCTGCTGGAAGTGGTTGATGCTTTAATCGATGTCTGGGGTGCAGATCGTGTCGGTGTGCATCTGGCACCACGTGGCGATGAGCACGATATGGGCGATGATGATCCACGTGAAACATTCGGTTATGCGATGGAACAGCTGGGCAAGCGCAAGATTGCTTTCTTCTTTACCCGTGAATATCTGGCGGAAGATAGCATTTCTGAATATATGAAACAGCGTTCAGATGGCGTTCCATATATTGCCAATATGCGATTGAGCCGTGAGGATGCGATTGAGCTTTTAGCTTCCGGGAAAGCTGATGCAGTCTCTTTTGGTAAGGCTTATATTGCGAATCCAGACTTGTATGAGCGCTTGCTTCAAGATGCATCATTGAACGAGTTAAGACTGGAAAATATGATCGGCAGTCAAACCGCTGAAGGTTATATTGATTACCCAACTTTGGCAGAACTAAAAGTTTTAAGCACCATAGAATAA
- a CDS encoding putative porin: protein MLKKIVLATALLSIFGLSHAYQAEVGGSLLYIDPDQGDSAIGFGLDGAYYFNPVQVKNSPYNEAAFLNRASNVNGGFAYVSNDDVDSTSFSIGVEVFVPNSDFYISGDISHNEREVDLGPFTVESDLTTYGAEVGYLPVPGLLLAAGLRGWDNDNDDGVDPTLRAKYVAPLAGNDINLEAYFGLGDLDEFSLRGDYYFDKTFSVGVDYYDNDVSDEFGINVKKFFSPQMSLEGRIGFGDDEDNFSLRAAYRF from the coding sequence ATGTTAAAAAAAATTGTACTTGCAACTGCACTATTGAGTATTTTTGGTTTAAGCCATGCTTATCAGGCTGAAGTAGGTGGAAGCCTGCTTTATATTGATCCAGATCAAGGAGATTCCGCAATCGGATTTGGCTTGGATGGAGCTTATTATTTCAACCCAGTTCAAGTGAAAAACTCTCCATACAATGAAGCAGCATTTTTAAATCGTGCCAGTAATGTGAATGGTGGATTTGCTTACGTCAGCAACGATGATGTTGATTCAACCAGTTTTAGTATAGGGGTAGAAGTTTTTGTACCAAACTCAGATTTCTATATCAGTGGTGATATTAGCCATAATGAAAGAGAAGTAGATTTAGGTCCATTTACTGTTGAATCAGATCTAACTACTTATGGTGCTGAAGTAGGTTATTTACCGGTACCAGGTCTACTGCTTGCTGCTGGCCTTCGTGGCTGGGACAATGACAATGATGACGGTGTTGATCCAACCTTACGTGCTAAATATGTTGCGCCACTGGCAGGTAATGACATTAACCTGGAAGCTTATTTCGGTCTTGGCGACTTGGATGAATTTTCATTACGTGGCGACTACTACTTTGATAAAACGTTTAGTGTCGGGGTCGATTATTATGACAACGATGTCTCTGATGAATTTGGCATCAATGTAAAAAAATTCTTTAGCCCACAAATGAGCCTTGAAGGTCGTATCGGCTTTGGAGATGATGAAGATAACTTTAGCTTACGTGCTGCATACCGTTTCTAA
- a CDS encoding 16S rRNA (uracil(1498)-N(3))-methyltransferase has product MNIVLLDPRQTESELWLISSKRQLEHLQQHLEIQVGDTLKVGIRDGKRYLTEIVDITEKAVRLKPLQEEPIPAKLPVTLIVALPRPKVLRRLIMDAVTLGVEKIILLHSYRVDKSYWQTPFLQQLDHYVQLGLEQAGDTIAPHIELYKRFKPFVEDVLPTLINADSPAYVAHPYAENKMPYAIEHSCTVVIGPEGGFIPYEVDLLIKNGCQAVSLGNRIIRTETVIPYVLGRMFSTR; this is encoded by the coding sequence ATGAATATTGTCCTTCTTGATCCTCGTCAAACTGAATCTGAACTGTGGTTAATTAGTTCCAAGCGGCAGTTGGAACATTTGCAGCAGCATCTGGAGATTCAGGTGGGTGATACCTTAAAAGTTGGGATTCGAGATGGCAAACGTTATTTGACAGAGATTGTCGATATCACCGAAAAAGCCGTTCGGTTAAAGCCCTTGCAAGAAGAACCAATCCCAGCAAAATTACCTGTGACTTTGATCGTGGCTTTACCACGCCCTAAAGTACTACGTCGTTTGATTATGGATGCGGTAACGCTTGGGGTTGAGAAGATCATCTTGCTGCATAGCTACCGAGTTGATAAAAGCTACTGGCAGACGCCTTTCTTGCAACAGCTAGATCATTATGTGCAATTAGGTCTTGAACAGGCAGGGGATACGATTGCGCCACACATTGAACTGTATAAACGCTTTAAACCATTTGTCGAAGATGTGCTACCGACATTGATAAACGCAGATAGTCCAGCTTATGTAGCGCACCCTTATGCTGAGAATAAAATGCCATATGCCATTGAGCATTCATGTACGGTGGTGATTGGCCCAGAAGGCGGTTTTATTCCTTATGAGGTTGATTTGCTGATAAAAAACGGCTGCCAGGCGGTGAGCCTTGGCAACCGTATCATCCGTACTGAAACGGTGATTCCCTATGTCTTAGGTCGTATGTTTAGCACGCGCTGA
- a CDS encoding ArsR/SmtB family transcription factor, whose translation MDFDLIFKALANPTRRQILEWLKTPEQYLSAEECGGFQRGVCAGQIEKLGQVSQSTMSNHLSVLQQAGLITATKHGQWSYFSRNEALIQQYIEHLQQHL comes from the coding sequence ATGGACTTTGATCTGATCTTTAAAGCACTGGCAAATCCTACACGCCGGCAAATTCTGGAATGGTTGAAAACACCAGAGCAGTATCTGTCTGCCGAAGAGTGTGGGGGCTTTCAGCGTGGTGTTTGTGCTGGCCAGATTGAAAAATTAGGACAAGTCTCTCAGTCCACTATGTCCAATCATTTGTCCGTATTACAGCAGGCAGGATTAATCACTGCCACTAAACATGGACAATGGTCTTATTTCTCCCGCAACGAAGCTCTGATTCAGCAATACATCGAACATCTACAACAACATCTCTAA
- the prfB gene encoding peptide chain release factor 2 (programmed frameshift), with product MEINPYLLQLKDLNERGQTLRGYLDYDLKKERLEEVLRELEDPAIWNDQNRAQAMAKEKGELENVINVLDGLSTQLEDAQAMLDLAVEADEEEMLADVQAELDSAEAELAKLEFRRMFSNPMDPNPCYVEIQAGSGGTEAQDWASMLLRMYMRWIERHGFKAEVMEVSDGDVAGIKSATIRVEGEYAYGWLRTESGVHRLVRKSPFDSGNRRHTSFSAVFVSPEVDDNIEIEINPADVRTDTYRASGAGGQHINKTDSAVRLTHAPTGIVVACQNQRSQHANRDHAWKQLRAKLYELEMQKRNDAAKALEDTKSDIGWGSQIRSYVLDDSRIKDLRTSVESSNTGAVLDGDLDKFIEASLKQGL from the exons GTGGAAATTAATCCTTATCTACTCCAGCTAAAAGACTTAAACGAACGTGGTCAAACACTACGGGGGTATCTT GACTACGATCTGAAAAAAGAGCGTTTGGAAGAGGTTCTCCGTGAATTAGAAGATCCAGCCATCTGGAATGATCAGAACCGTGCTCAGGCAATGGCCAAAGAAAAAGGCGAGCTTGAGAACGTTATTAATGTATTAGATGGCTTAAGCACTCAGCTTGAAGATGCCCAAGCAATGCTTGATTTAGCCGTTGAAGCTGACGAAGAAGAAATGCTTGCTGATGTTCAGGCAGAGCTTGATTCAGCAGAAGCAGAACTGGCGAAGCTGGAATTCCGTCGTATGTTCAGCAACCCGATGGATCCAAACCCATGCTATGTAGAAATTCAGGCCGGTTCTGGCGGTACTGAAGCGCAGGATTGGGCATCGATGTTGCTGCGCATGTACATGCGCTGGATTGAACGTCATGGCTTTAAAGCAGAAGTGATGGAAGTTTCTGATGGTGATGTTGCCGGGATTAAATCTGCAACCATCCGTGTCGAAGGCGAGTATGCCTATGGCTGGTTACGTACCGAATCAGGCGTACACCGTCTCGTGCGAAAATCACCATTTGACTCAGGTAACCGTCGTCATACGTCGTTTTCAGCAGTCTTCGTTTCTCCTGAAGTTGATGACAATATTGAGATTGAAATCAATCCTGCGGACGTTCGTACCGATACTTACCGTGCGTCTGGTGCGGGTGGTCAGCACATTAACAAAACCGACTCTGCGGTACGTTTAACACACGCACCAACAGGTATTGTGGTGGCATGTCAGAACCAGCGTTCACAACACGCCAACCGTGACCATGCCTGGAAACAGTTACGTGCAAAACTCTATGAACTTGAGATGCAAAAACGTAATGATGCAGCCAAAGCCTTAGAAGATACCAAGTCAGATATCGGTTGGGGCAGCCAGATCCGTTCATATGTTCTGGATGACTCACGTATTAAAGACTTACGTACCAGTGTGGAAAGCTCAAATACTGGTGCAGTTCTGGATGGTGATCTGGATAAATTTATTGAAGCTAGCTTGAAACAAGGTTTGTAA
- a CDS encoding 3-deoxy-D-manno-octulosonic acid transferase, which translates to MATPFWYNAALTLIKPVYQSRIRKRAESPEQLQQELLERFGPFQTPKNKHAIWFHVVSVGETNAAQPLIEHYLKSGHPVLVTNTTKTGQTRAKSLFFKEPYLDLFQAVYLPADQKYLIRDFYQKYQPKLLLLMETELWPNLIDQAQNFNVPCLLLNARLSEKSAKGYGKVKGLTRGMLNSMQLLLAQDTATQQRYINLGIQINKTQVLGNIKFDITAPQQFIDRASELEQEWNLQGRKIITLASTHAPEEQQLIAELKATLNADPNLLCIVVPRHPERFDEVFQASQALNLRTQRRSLGQKIEVDTQIYLADSMGEMWLWYALSQASYVGGSLNEPGGGHNILEPIALNVPTILGKNYFNFQTIVDEFVEAQAVEAVDNFKQAAETLLEILNNSAKAESLNTAAQKIMQQNQGSLAKHIQVIDQYL; encoded by the coding sequence TTGGCTACTCCTTTTTGGTACAACGCGGCACTGACACTGATCAAGCCTGTATATCAGTCACGTATTCGTAAGCGTGCGGAAAGTCCTGAGCAACTGCAACAGGAACTGCTTGAACGTTTTGGTCCGTTTCAGACTCCAAAAAATAAACATGCCATCTGGTTTCATGTGGTTTCAGTTGGAGAAACCAATGCGGCACAACCCCTGATTGAGCATTATTTAAAATCAGGTCATCCAGTCCTGGTGACTAATACAACAAAAACAGGTCAGACACGGGCTAAATCACTTTTTTTCAAAGAGCCTTATTTAGATCTATTTCAGGCAGTCTATTTGCCTGCCGATCAAAAGTATTTGATTCGGGATTTCTACCAGAAATATCAGCCGAAATTATTGCTTCTCATGGAGACTGAACTTTGGCCGAATCTCATAGATCAGGCACAGAATTTTAATGTGCCCTGTCTGTTGCTGAATGCCCGTCTTTCAGAAAAATCAGCCAAAGGTTATGGCAAAGTCAAAGGTCTAACCCGAGGCATGCTGAATTCGATGCAACTGTTATTGGCGCAAGATACTGCCACGCAACAGCGTTATATTAATTTAGGTATTCAGATTAACAAGACCCAAGTTTTGGGCAATATTAAATTTGATATTACCGCACCACAGCAGTTTATTGATCGTGCTAGCGAGTTAGAACAGGAGTGGAATCTGCAAGGTCGGAAGATCATTACCTTGGCCAGTACCCATGCACCTGAAGAACAGCAGTTGATAGCTGAGTTGAAAGCTACTTTGAATGCTGATCCAAATTTATTATGTATTGTTGTACCACGTCATCCAGAACGGTTTGATGAAGTGTTTCAAGCATCCCAAGCTTTAAATTTACGCACCCAGCGCCGTAGTTTGGGACAGAAAATTGAAGTAGATACTCAAATTTATTTGGCAGATTCGATGGGCGAGATGTGGCTATGGTATGCACTTAGTCAGGCTAGCTATGTTGGTGGTTCACTCAATGAACCGGGTGGTGGACACAATATTCTGGAGCCAATCGCGCTGAATGTGCCGACGATTCTGGGCAAGAATTATTTTAACTTCCAGACTATTGTCGATGAGTTCGTTGAGGCTCAGGCTGTAGAAGCCGTAGATAATTTTAAGCAGGCAGCTGAAACTCTGCTGGAAATTTTAAATAATTCAGCAAAGGCTGAAAGTTTAAATACGGCTGCGCAAAAGATTATGCAGCAGAATCAGGGTTCATTAGCGAAGCATATTCAGGTGATTGACCAGTATCTTTAA
- the pdxH gene encoding pyridoxamine 5'-phosphate oxidase, with translation MTDLIKDLSELRLNYQKGELLEDQVKLDPHEQFLLWFNHALAAQLHEPYAMSLATANAQGRPHVRTVLLRGATPDGYAFYTNYDSQKGMDLEVNPYAELLFYWQEQERQIRVSGRVIKISEEESTDYYHKRPRDSQIAAHVSTPQSGVIASRDELQQRFWDYHDSMANQEQLDKPEFWGGYRLIPDYYEFWQGRPNRLHDRLSYTKTDDAWTLQRLMP, from the coding sequence ATGACTGATTTAATTAAAGATCTGAGTGAATTGCGTCTGAATTATCAGAAAGGTGAGCTGCTTGAGGATCAGGTTAAACTGGATCCACATGAACAGTTTTTGCTCTGGTTTAATCATGCCTTGGCAGCTCAGCTGCATGAGCCTTATGCCATGTCATTGGCGACAGCGAATGCACAAGGTCGTCCGCATGTACGTACGGTGTTGCTGCGTGGTGCGACTCCAGATGGTTATGCTTTCTATACCAATTATGACAGCCAGAAAGGGATGGATCTTGAAGTTAATCCTTATGCTGAATTGCTATTTTACTGGCAGGAGCAGGAACGTCAGATCCGTGTCTCTGGTCGTGTAATTAAAATTTCTGAAGAAGAATCGACTGATTATTATCATAAACGTCCCCGTGACAGTCAGATTGCTGCGCATGTCAGCACCCCACAAAGTGGGGTGATTGCCAGTCGAGATGAACTACAGCAACGTTTCTGGGATTACCATGATTCGATGGCCAATCAGGAACAGCTTGATAAGCCGGAATTCTGGGGTGGTTATCGCCTAATCCCAGATTATTATGAATTCTGGCAGGGCCGTCCGAATCGCCTGCATGACCGTCTGAGCTATACCAAGACTGATGATGCTTGGACATTGCAACGACTGATGCCATAA
- the recJ gene encoding single-stranded-DNA-specific exonuclease RecJ, whose protein sequence is MPKLEINQRPLLTRPESFQDVPSFIAEILARRGVESQQELELKLKHLLAPTMKGLPEAIQLIDTAIDAGQKIVIVGDYDADGATSTTLMVLALRDMGANVDYLVPDRFKYGYGLTPAIADLAFANFTPDLLITVDNGISSHEGVKQAQDHGMQVIITDHHLTTKPTPPAEAVVNPNQLGCDFPSKALAGVGVAFYVLANLSTHRKKLGKSSTVITNYLDLVALGTYADVASLDYNNRILVDAGLKRIQQHLCRPGISALLEIAGRDAATLKAQDLGFVLGPRINAAGRMETMDIGIECLLAEDLASAYPLAEQLNQLNVERRQVEGKIKQEALAELEKIQLDEAELPAALIMFEQHWHQGVIGIVAGRLKEQFHRPSIVFAADEDGIHIKGSARSIEGIHIRDAIERVAEQHPHIVSHFGGHAAAAGLTIKKDHFAEFKQTFEQLIGSMDESLFTATLWTDGELPASAFQIETVDLLHNLSPWGQKFPQPIFEGIFKVLDYRWLKEVHLKLRVALENGQVVDAIAFNAASKYQFDPMQDSVRLVYELDKNVFNGNVSLQMRIAHLEQ, encoded by the coding sequence ATGCCAAAACTTGAAATCAATCAGCGACCATTACTGACCCGTCCTGAATCCTTTCAGGACGTGCCGTCTTTTATTGCAGAAATTCTGGCCCGCCGTGGCGTGGAATCGCAGCAGGAACTTGAACTTAAACTTAAGCATTTATTAGCACCGACCATGAAAGGTCTGCCTGAAGCGATTCAGCTGATCGATACTGCGATTGATGCAGGTCAGAAGATTGTGATTGTCGGGGACTATGATGCCGATGGTGCCACCAGTACCACATTGATGGTGCTGGCACTGCGTGACATGGGTGCCAATGTCGACTATTTGGTTCCCGACCGTTTCAAGTATGGCTATGGCCTAACACCTGCGATTGCTGATCTGGCTTTTGCCAATTTTACGCCTGATCTGCTGATTACCGTGGATAACGGGATTTCCAGTCATGAAGGGGTAAAACAGGCCCAAGATCATGGCATGCAGGTGATTATTACTGATCATCATCTTACAACTAAGCCAACGCCGCCTGCTGAGGCGGTAGTTAATCCAAACCAGTTAGGCTGTGACTTTCCAAGCAAAGCTTTAGCTGGGGTCGGGGTAGCTTTCTATGTCTTGGCTAATCTGTCGACGCATCGTAAGAAACTCGGTAAGTCTTCAACAGTGATTACTAATTATCTGGATCTAGTGGCGCTTGGCACCTATGCAGATGTCGCCAGTTTAGACTATAACAACCGTATTCTGGTGGATGCTGGTCTGAAACGGATTCAGCAGCATTTATGCCGTCCAGGTATTAGCGCACTGCTTGAGATTGCTGGTCGCGATGCAGCGACTTTAAAAGCTCAAGATCTTGGTTTTGTACTAGGTCCACGTATCAATGCGGCAGGGCGTATGGAAACCATGGATATTGGCATCGAATGCCTGCTGGCTGAAGATTTGGCATCCGCTTATCCATTGGCTGAACAGTTGAATCAGCTCAATGTTGAACGCCGACAGGTTGAAGGCAAGATCAAGCAGGAAGCTCTGGCTGAACTGGAAAAAATCCAGTTAGATGAAGCTGAACTTCCGGCTGCCTTGATTATGTTCGAACAGCACTGGCATCAAGGTGTAATTGGCATTGTTGCAGGTCGTTTAAAAGAGCAGTTTCATCGTCCAAGTATTGTCTTTGCCGCGGATGAAGATGGCATTCATATCAAGGGCTCGGCACGCTCGATTGAAGGCATTCATATCCGTGATGCAATTGAGCGGGTGGCTGAACAGCATCCGCATATTGTCAGTCATTTTGGTGGGCATGCAGCTGCGGCAGGGCTGACCATCAAGAAAGATCACTTTGCTGAATTTAAGCAGACTTTTGAACAACTGATTGGCAGTATGGATGAGAGTCTGTTTACTGCAACTTTATGGACCGATGGTGAACTGCCAGCTTCTGCTTTTCAGATAGAGACTGTCGACTTACTGCATAATCTGAGTCCATGGGGACAGAAATTTCCGCAACCAATATTTGAAGGCATTTTTAAAGTGCTGGATTACCGTTGGCTCAAAGAGGTACATCTGAAGTTACGTGTCGCTTTGGAAAATGGACAAGTTGTAGATGCCATTGCTTTCAATGCAGCGAGCAAATATCAGTTTGATCCGATGCAGGACAGTGTACGTCTAGTCTATGAACTGGATAAAAATGTCTTTAATGGCAATGTTAGTTTGCAAATGCGGATTGCGCATCTGGAACAGTAA
- a CDS encoding putative porin, with protein sequence MKKLAIASALLSAVAFTGTAAHAYQAEIGASAGLIDPDNGSSSGSFGVDGTYYFNPVQTRDAPLAEAAFLDRASNVKAEYEYREVGDSEAHRYGVGAEYFVPNSDFYLSGKVSGHDFQDNDQIDNDLTTYAAEVGYLPAPGLLIAAGVKGWDHDRDDGVDPTLRAKYVTTLANGKDINLEAGAAFGDLDEYNLKADYFIDKTLSVGADYQSNDITDRSEFGVNARKFFTDQVSLEGRVGFGEQGNNDYNSFGVAAKYRF encoded by the coding sequence ATGAAAAAATTAGCAATCGCTTCAGCACTACTTTCAGCCGTAGCTTTTACGGGTACCGCAGCACATGCATATCAAGCAGAAATTGGTGCATCAGCAGGCTTAATCGATCCGGACAACGGTAGCTCAAGCGGCTCTTTCGGTGTAGATGGCACATATTACTTTAATCCTGTACAAACTCGTGACGCACCACTGGCAGAAGCAGCCTTCCTTGACCGTGCGAGTAACGTAAAAGCTGAGTATGAATATCGAGAAGTTGGTGATTCTGAAGCGCATCGTTATGGTGTAGGCGCAGAATACTTCGTACCAAATTCTGACTTCTACTTAAGTGGTAAAGTAAGCGGTCATGATTTTCAAGACAATGACCAGATTGATAATGACCTGACTACTTATGCTGCAGAAGTGGGTTATTTACCGGCTCCAGGCCTATTGATTGCCGCTGGTGTGAAAGGTTGGGACCATGACCGTGATGACGGTGTAGATCCAACCCTTCGTGCAAAATATGTAACTACATTAGCCAATGGTAAAGACATTAACCTTGAAGCTGGTGCCGCTTTTGGTGACCTTGATGAGTACAACCTGAAAGCTGACTACTTCATCGATAAAACTTTGAGCGTTGGTGCTGATTATCAAAGCAATGATATTACAGACCGTAGTGAGTTCGGTGTAAATGCCCGTAAGTTCTTTACTGATCAAGTTAGCTTAGAAGGCCGAGTTGGATTTGGAGAACAAGGTAATAACGACTACAACTCATTTGGTGTAGCTGCGAAATACCGTTTCTAA
- the glmM gene encoding phosphoglucosamine mutase → MSYFGTDGIRGKFGELPITPEFALKLGFAAGKVLKRHSKKNKPLVVLGKDTRLSGYILESALQAGLNAAGVYVHLLGPLPTPAIAHLTRALHASLGIVISASHNPYFDNGIKFFSGEGKKLPDALQEEINQELEKELVIEDNANLGKSFRVKDANGRYIEFCKSTFPYHLDLNDLTIVVDCANGAAYSVGPAVFRELGAKVISIYDEPTGLNINENCGSTHPENLQKAVVEYKADLGIAFDGDADRVIMVDKNGEQITGDHILYILATQAKNKPAGIVGTLMSNMALELALEKAGVELLRAKVGDRYVLQGLEEKGWSIGGEPSGHILTLDKSTTGDAIIAALQVLTVMVEQKKALHELVADFRLLPNVLVNVRLEAMFDPYAVPALAAEFEKAEQQLKGRGRLLIRKSGTEPVIRVMVEGEDLDEVTTLAHSLADAVRANAA, encoded by the coding sequence ATGAGTTATTTTGGCACCGACGGTATCCGTGGAAAATTTGGTGAGTTACCAATTACACCTGAATTTGCCCTGAAATTGGGTTTTGCAGCAGGAAAAGTATTAAAACGTCACAGTAAGAAAAATAAACCATTGGTGGTACTGGGTAAAGATACACGTCTGTCTGGTTATATTCTTGAATCTGCCTTGCAGGCGGGTCTGAATGCGGCAGGTGTTTATGTACATCTACTTGGTCCATTACCAACCCCTGCAATTGCCCATTTGACTCGTGCACTGCATGCCAGTCTGGGTATTGTCATTTCAGCCTCACATAACCCGTATTTTGATAATGGGATTAAATTTTTCTCGGGTGAAGGCAAAAAATTGCCGGATGCTTTACAGGAGGAAATCAATCAGGAACTAGAAAAAGAACTGGTGATTGAAGATAACGCGAACTTAGGTAAAAGTTTCCGGGTGAAAGATGCCAATGGTCGCTATATCGAATTCTGTAAATCGACCTTCCCATACCATTTAGATCTGAATGACTTAACCATTGTGGTCGATTGTGCCAATGGTGCTGCTTATAGCGTAGGTCCTGCGGTTTTCCGTGAATTAGGTGCAAAAGTCATTTCTATCTACGATGAACCAACTGGTCTGAATATCAATGAAAACTGTGGTTCAACTCATCCGGAAAACCTGCAAAAAGCAGTGGTTGAATATAAGGCCGATCTCGGGATCGCCTTTGATGGAGATGCTGACCGTGTAATTATGGTTGATAAAAACGGTGAGCAAATTACCGGTGATCATATTCTATATATCCTTGCGACTCAGGCGAAGAATAAGCCGGCTGGTATTGTCGGTACATTGATGAGTAATATGGCACTGGAATTGGCCCTCGAAAAAGCTGGGGTAGAGCTGTTACGTGCCAAAGTCGGTGACCGTTATGTATTGCAAGGTCTGGAAGAAAAAGGCTGGTCAATTGGTGGCGAGCCATCAGGTCATATCCTGACTTTGGATAAGAGCACTACAGGCGATGCCATTATTGCTGCTCTGCAAGTATTAACTGTCATGGTTGAGCAGAAAAAAGCGCTTCACGAATTAGTTGCTGATTTCCGTTTATTGCCAAATGTATTGGTCAATGTCCGTCTGGAAGCCATGTTTGACCCATATGCCGTACCAGCGCTTGCTGCCGAATTCGAGAAAGCCGAGCAGCAGCTGAAAGGCCGTGGTCGTTTGTTGATTCGTAAGTCAGGTACTGAGCCAGTTATTCGTGTTATGGTGGAAGGCGAAGACCTGGATGAAGTCACTACACTGGCGCATTCACTGGCAGATGCTGTACGTGCGAATGCTGCCTAA